ACCAACCAGGAGACCCGCTTCTATCCCTACCAGCTTCGTGTCAGCTTCGGCGGCTCCCCCGAGATCCTCCGCTACGCCGGGAAGGCTGACATAACATTTAGGAGGGGGAACGACGGGCAGTGGAGGATCACGGATTGGGTAGACCACCGCAGCACCGTGACTGACTCCACCTGGGGCCTCCTGAGGGCTGACCACCCCTAATTTCAGCGCCATCGCGCGCGAAACGTGGACCCTGCGCAACGGCTCTGGGGTTGACTTTAGACGTCCGTAGAGGTAGTATAAATGGAGCCGGTTACGCACCCCGAAGAGGTCTCTCCGATTCTGGCTCAGGCTCCCCTCAACAACCGACGCGACGGTGGCAACATGTTGCGGTTCACTGCCTTGGCGGGAGTGTTAGTGCTTCTGGCGGTCGTCGTCGCGGGCTGCGGCATTTTCGATCCCAAGAGGAGTTCGGGCAAACCCCCCGAGCTTCCCCCAGAATACGAAATTCCGTTCTATCCCGGGGCCGTTCTGAGCAACCTGGAGATGGCCTACTCCCACCGGGACAGCGTCGGTTACAAGGCCCTCTACGACTCGAGCTACGTGGGGACGTCCCAGGACCTGAACGATCCGCCAGGGACCACGCCCATCTCGCTCACATACGCCGACGAGGTGGCTCACGTCGCCAGGCTGGCGAGCAAGCCGAGCATCACTTCTGCATACATGAACCTGGGTCCCCAATCGAGTTGGACCCGGCTTGAGTCGAACGATCCATCGCACCCCGAGTGGGCTGTGATCCAGATCGCAGGCGCGAGCCTCACTGTTCGAGTCACGGAAGGGACCGACGAGTACGTGGCCACCGGATCAACTGAGTTCTTCGAATTCGCGTTCAAGCCCACGACGCCCGCTCCAATTTCTACCACGGACACGCTCTGGAATATCGTGAGGTGGAGGGAAACCAGAGCCGAGGGCCCCTGAGCGGCCCCCGTCCCTCGAATCTAGCCACCCCCCGCTCCCCCCGCCCGCCTTGACACCCCCTTCCGCCCGCCCCTAGACCCGGTCCGGAGTCCCTTCGAGACTGCGGCTCACCCGGCGACCCCGAGACACCCGAGAACCTTTGGCCCGAAAATCACGCAAGGCAGCCCGCCGCGGCGGCATGCCGTCCCGTTGGCTCTGGATCGCGGGGGCCGTCCTCCTGATTACGATCGTGCTCCTGGTTGGGCGCCGTGACCGTCCATCTCTCTTTCAACCCTCCAAGCTCGACCGCTCGGCCGGTGCCCAGGCCGACTCCCGCCGCAGCGACGCCGACCGTTCGGCCACGCTGGTCATCGACTCGGATTGGGACAGGCTCCGTCTCCGGATCTCTTCCGAGTTTCTGCGCGTCTTCCGGCCGGGCGACCGCGCCGCGCTCAACCGCCTGACCAGCCGCACCCTGCGGGGCGCGCTCGAGGAGATCGGCATCAGCCGCGAGCTGATCGACGAGCGCCCGGGGACTGCGGCCGCGGCGGGGGTCGGCCGCGCGCCGGTCCAGTGGAAGATCCAGGTTCCGCCCCGCGCCTCCCTCTTCCGCATCAACGACGCGGTGACCCAGGCGATCCTGACCCTGGGCGGGCGCGTCGTCCGCGGCGTCGAGCGGCCCGCGCAAACCGCCGGGGTCGCGCTCGACCTGCGAGTGGGATACGGCGATCGCGTCACGCACGCGATCGTAATCGAGCCGAACCCGGCGATCGCCGATGCGGGAACGCAGATCGCGTTCATCGTTCTCGACCTGAACCAGGACTCCGAGCCCCTCTTCCGGGCCTTCCTCGAGAGCC
The nucleotide sequence above comes from Candidatus Eisenbacteria bacterium. Encoded proteins:
- a CDS encoding divergent polysaccharide deacetylase family protein, whose amino-acid sequence is MPSRWLWIAGAVLLITIVLLVGRRDRPSLFQPSKLDRSAGAQADSRRSDADRSATLVIDSDWDRLRLRISSEFLRVFRPGDRAALNRLTSRTLRGALEEIGISRELIDERPGTAAAAGVGRAPVQWKIQVPPRASLFRINDAVTQAILTLGGRVVRGVERPAQTAGVALDLRVGYGDRVTHAIVIEPNPAIADAGTQIAFIVLDLNQDSEPLFRAFLESPIPLTFALRPGQPRVSRTAKEIREADREVFVQLPMEPIGYPKVDPGKDAILLDLSRVEIEDRINRCLASVGSARGIITRMGGAAVNDPDVMRAVLGEVKRRDLLFVDAHGGGPTLVEEMGEEMGVKTLTLGGTLDISGANAAGIRARLRQLLTTAAQRGTLVVSFKASILTLGVIESERASLAEQGIEIVPASKLVL